In a single window of the Prevotella melaninogenica genome:
- a CDS encoding leucine-rich repeat protein — protein MRRKLLLLLLAIISLGCFADSQPTDAERRANLFVYNGMLFSIQHFESVTSQNNTVEFCGWTTSTDLSTNANKDAALADAQFNAIRKVGEISIPETVTAGVTYNGVLQGNATYKVIMLRANLFRAEDSGVTSQITKITIPKTVQHIESRCFDKCENMTEFVIEGASDGSSQLKEIDSHAFLNCKKLASITLPNSVTYLGENDPLDVFITIEQPKLIRNIRV, from the coding sequence ATGAGACGAAAATTACTTTTGTTATTGTTAGCAATCATCTCGTTAGGATGTTTTGCTGACTCTCAACCAACAGATGCTGAGCGAAGAGCCAATCTCTTTGTATACAATGGTATGCTGTTTAGTATTCAGCATTTTGAGAGTGTCACCTCACAAAACAACACTGTTGAGTTCTGCGGGTGGACTACTTCGACTGATTTGAGTACTAATGCAAATAAGGATGCTGCTTTGGCTGATGCGCAGTTTAATGCCATTCGTAAGGTAGGAGAGATTTCTATTCCTGAAACAGTTACAGCTGGTGTTACTTACAATGGAGTACTTCAGGGTAATGCAACCTATAAGGTTATCATGCTTCGTGCTAACCTTTTCCGTGCAGAAGATTCAGGTGTTACAAGCCAGATTACTAAGATTACAATTCCAAAGACTGTTCAGCACATTGAGTCACGTTGTTTTGATAAGTGTGAAAACATGACAGAGTTTGTTATTGAAGGTGCTTCTGACGGTTCTTCTCAGTTGAAGGAGATTGACTCACATGCATTCTTAAATTGTAAGAAGTTGGCGTCTATCACGCTTCCTAATTCGGTTACTTACTTAGGTGAAAATGATCCGCTGGATGTATTTATAACCATAGAACAACCAAAACTAATCAGAAATATCCGAGTGTAA
- a CDS encoding TIGR00730 family Rossman fold protein, which translates to MNIAVFCSANNNIAPDYFRAAEELGRWIGKNGHTLVYGGANSGLMECIGKAVHEAGGRTIGVIPRILEEGRRVSGYVDVEIPCEDLTDRKAIIMERSDEFYALPGGIGTIDEIFTVAGSASIGYHHKKVTLVNVEGFWDSLIALLNDLLKKEMLRGSLNDYIEVKTIDDLRK; encoded by the coding sequence ATGAATATAGCTGTATTTTGCTCTGCAAACAATAACATTGCTCCCGACTACTTCCGTGCTGCGGAAGAGTTGGGACGATGGATTGGAAAGAATGGACATACGCTTGTTTATGGTGGAGCTAATAGTGGATTGATGGAGTGTATTGGTAAGGCTGTACACGAAGCTGGTGGACGTACTATCGGGGTTATCCCTCGCATCTTAGAAGAAGGACGCAGAGTTAGTGGCTATGTAGATGTAGAGATTCCTTGTGAAGACCTTACTGATCGCAAAGCAATTATCATGGAACGCTCTGATGAGTTCTATGCATTGCCTGGAGGTATAGGGACTATTGATGAAATTTTCACCGTTGCAGGCTCAGCTTCTATTGGTTATCATCATAAGAAGGTAACCTTAGTTAACGTAGAAGGCTTCTGGGATAGTCTTATAGCCCTGCTGAACGACCTTTTAAAGAAAGAAATGTTACGTGGCTCTCTCAACGACTATATAGAGGTAAAGACCATTGATGACTTAAGGAAGTGA
- a CDS encoding lamin tail domain-containing protein: MNSIIKSFIFVAISLGLAACSQEDITSNEQKKATEETTFIVDVTLDKNVEDMVNAKQMTAVWDAEQSAMTRTPITYDKQGSLTYNWKVGSTIPLFVYITDGKYRKSYKLDKGLQIISTNKGYFTFSVPTYFDLSKLQVASATGKEDGVENGAWTIGIGIDGVMRVFGPKVIDANSYDYNIPLYSKLTNVDPVTKHAKVQFLMLGSWIGVRAKSDMYYKSSVYSIALKSDVLHMDGTFDLSQASPVWKPSPYRINIDRRQGKVLDECDTIRVNNFAIGGEADGAGTTKYTKPFYFWVKATPGATSTTKARVILRSEADSKAGAVAPQIDFLSMRNRFYREAKTIVDFKDGDTYNFSINASLKETRGALMITEYYHSSAVNGENSWIEITNASRETVSLKGYYLVSPNPWNVEPYGRLYVANLTDLKALSRGSSSVGMPGNSTTSIPAGKSICLAAGTGYAEVVAKNKAYQVINTGSGIASPSAVTGGVHYSKFICKDGWNIDLKDPNNNIVDNFGIQVHYILNGSNGFYYNYYLGEKDFIRSKETPFNAPYNGFNPKGWYYMPIETSGLNFLGTFNDYDGRFIPFKDYNDGGNFTKSERYRDMSYYTDIVHLP; the protein is encoded by the coding sequence ATGAATAGCATTATTAAATCGTTTATTTTTGTAGCTATCTCACTTGGGTTAGCAGCCTGCTCACAGGAAGATATCACCTCAAATGAGCAAAAGAAAGCAACAGAAGAAACTACTTTCATCGTTGATGTTACATTAGATAAGAATGTAGAAGATATGGTGAACGCAAAACAGATGACAGCCGTATGGGATGCCGAGCAGTCTGCTATGACCCGTACACCTATCACCTACGACAAACAAGGGTCATTGACTTATAATTGGAAGGTTGGAAGTACGATACCTTTATTTGTCTATATCACTGATGGAAAGTACCGAAAAAGTTATAAACTTGATAAGGGCTTGCAAATTATCTCTACTAATAAGGGTTACTTTACGTTCTCTGTACCAACATATTTTGATTTATCTAAACTGCAAGTAGCATCGGCTACAGGTAAAGAGGATGGTGTAGAAAATGGTGCATGGACAATAGGTATTGGCATAGATGGCGTCATGAGAGTTTTTGGACCAAAAGTAATTGACGCAAATTCATACGATTATAACATCCCACTTTATTCGAAGTTGACGAATGTAGACCCTGTGACAAAGCACGCTAAAGTTCAGTTTTTAATGTTAGGTAGCTGGATTGGCGTTAGAGCAAAGTCGGATATGTATTACAAGAGCAGTGTCTATTCTATAGCCTTGAAGTCTGACGTGCTCCACATGGATGGTACATTTGACCTCTCACAAGCTTCTCCTGTATGGAAACCAAGTCCATATAGAATTAATATAGATAGACGGCAGGGAAAAGTTTTAGACGAATGTGACACGATTAGAGTCAATAATTTCGCTATTGGTGGTGAGGCTGATGGAGCAGGAACAACCAAGTATACCAAGCCTTTTTATTTCTGGGTAAAGGCTACACCAGGTGCAACCAGTACGACAAAAGCAAGAGTTATCCTCCGCAGTGAGGCTGATAGCAAGGCAGGTGCAGTAGCCCCACAAATAGACTTCTTGTCTATGCGTAATCGATTCTATCGTGAAGCGAAAACTATCGTTGACTTCAAAGATGGTGATACTTATAATTTCAGTATCAATGCAAGTCTGAAAGAAACACGTGGAGCATTGATGATAACAGAGTATTACCACTCTTCTGCAGTAAATGGAGAGAATAGTTGGATTGAAATAACAAATGCTTCAAGGGAGACAGTATCGTTGAAAGGATATTATCTGGTGAGTCCAAACCCATGGAATGTGGAACCTTATGGAAGATTATATGTAGCTAACCTTACGGACCTCAAAGCATTGAGCCGAGGCAGCAGTAGTGTTGGTATGCCAGGAAATTCAACAACATCGATACCTGCAGGAAAGTCTATTTGCTTAGCAGCAGGTACTGGTTATGCAGAAGTCGTAGCTAAGAATAAAGCTTATCAAGTAATCAATACGGGTTCTGGAATAGCATCTCCATCGGCAGTTACAGGTGGAGTCCACTATTCTAAGTTTATCTGTAAAGATGGTTGGAATATTGATTTAAAAGACCCTAACAACAATATAGTAGACAATTTTGGAATTCAAGTACATTATATATTGAATGGTAGCAACGGATTCTATTATAATTATTACTTAGGGGAGAAGGATTTTATTCGTTCAAAGGAGACGCCTTTTAATGCTCCTTATAATGGATTCAACCCGAAGGGATGGTATTACATGCCGATAGAAACAAGTGGATTAAACTTCCTTGGAACCTTCAATGATTATGATGGTAGGTTTATACCATTCAAGGACTATAATGATGGAGGTAATTTTACTAAAAGCGAACGCTATCGTGATATGTCTTATTATACCGATATAGTTCATCTTCCATAA
- a CDS encoding FprA family A-type flavoprotein encodes MIEIANKVYYVGVNDRNKNLFEGLWPLPYGVTYNSYLIDDEKVCLIDTVEVDFFTQFIERLREVLGDRQIDYLVINHMEPDHSGSIGLLRKYYPNIQVIGNKKTFDMMSGFYGVKDNTLEVKNGEELSLGNHTLQFFMTPMVHWPETMMTLCKGEVSHLFTGDAFGCFGALNGGLIDQEIDTDWCWLEMVRYYSNIVGKYGTPVQNALKKLAGIHIDYICSTHGPVWHKYVDKVIGLYDRMSKYETEPGLVICYGTMYGNTERMAEEIARSASLAGVKNIRLYNVSKTHHSYILQDVFRFRGLIVGAPTYNAGLYHEMDVLLQEVANRDIKNHLIGWFGSYSWASKAVAAIGEWNENHLHFEKVGEPVEMKQALTPEIKEECNRLGREMAAKLLEE; translated from the coding sequence ATGATAGAAATTGCCAATAAAGTTTATTACGTAGGAGTTAACGACCGTAATAAGAACCTCTTTGAAGGATTATGGCCATTGCCTTATGGTGTGACCTATAACTCTTACCTCATTGATGATGAGAAGGTTTGCCTTATTGATACAGTTGAAGTAGACTTCTTTACTCAGTTTATTGAGAGACTTCGTGAGGTGTTGGGCGACCGACAGATTGATTACTTAGTCATCAACCACATGGAGCCTGACCACTCTGGTTCAATAGGTTTGCTGCGTAAATATTATCCTAACATCCAAGTTATCGGTAATAAGAAAACCTTTGATATGATGTCAGGATTCTATGGTGTCAAGGATAATACGTTAGAGGTTAAGAATGGTGAGGAGTTGAGCTTAGGTAATCATACCTTACAGTTCTTTATGACTCCAATGGTTCACTGGCCTGAAACAATGATGACACTCTGCAAAGGTGAGGTCAGCCACCTCTTTACAGGTGATGCATTTGGCTGTTTTGGTGCATTAAATGGCGGTCTCATTGATCAAGAGATTGATACTGATTGGTGTTGGTTAGAGATGGTTCGTTACTATTCTAACATTGTTGGAAAGTACGGAACACCTGTTCAGAACGCATTAAAGAAGCTTGCTGGTATTCATATTGACTATATCTGCTCTACTCATGGACCAGTATGGCATAAGTATGTTGACAAGGTTATTGGTCTCTACGACCGAATGTCTAAGTACGAAACTGAGCCAGGCTTGGTAATTTGTTATGGTACAATGTATGGCAATACTGAGCGTATGGCAGAGGAGATTGCACGCTCAGCATCGCTCGCTGGTGTAAAGAATATTCGTCTGTATAACGTTTCTAAGACTCACCATAGCTATATTCTTCAGGACGTCTTCCGCTTTCGTGGCTTAATCGTTGGTGCTCCTACTTATAATGCAGGACTCTATCACGAGATGGACGTACTCTTGCAGGAGGTTGCTAACCGCGATATTAAGAATCACCTTATCGGCTGGTTTGGCTCTTATTCATGGGCATCAAAGGCTGTTGCTGCTATTGGTGAATGGAATGAAAATCACCTCCACTTCGAGAAAGTGGGTGAGCCAGTAGAGATGAAGCAAGCACTTACTCCAGAGATTAAGGAAGAGTGTAATCGCTTAGGACGCGAAATGGCAGCTAAACTCTTAGAGGAATAA
- a CDS encoding family 16 glycosylhydrolase, which yields MKKTGLLLCGLCLGLSNLSAQVTQNAVPPMAGWNYYGGDEFNGNKIDESRWGIYGDPKYNYKFDDYGNTEGQGGVQYYRADMVKVRNGVAYITASREPLLTGRRPDPKKDPAGTDYKVKVQPPFKPKHDFGKYGWWSGALSSRNANGADMGTGKGLEHGVYYPLYSRIEVKAKIPYEFGTWMALWLRHCNGASTFEIDLQEFFVNEDRKDAMKEKGFYLHQTVHGMDYNSRSQNGKLNSSHNINDYGDRVRELDFDPGKDFHVYGAQIDPEPGDPKHLAVTFLLDGRVRSVFRTKDNRYKSNNPQYPYRYNALLAENLSKYGEDRVWDVAITGQVGGKAWKANTEILPSMYPYTGFGGTLYPELNPKYGGDINKVPNQFVTEVDWLRVFKRANTLLWIGNRPEYRKNQKISLDLAKEKFAKINVGDQLVMDLEVCDPTKQASLDIFNKSGQSITTLKPEFTKNDAQVTFVVTEELSKKLRNEGCVLRGENIRLYTVCHSSKKDAIWSGFKELQWGETIIPAELFAHLAEGQKLEFVVRDANPGAKIFLRQNKKNPTDSKRPKFSFSVQYGNIINLDNEKDEKAYTLDLEPKVIEELKQNGLVVTGLGYFLRSVNIVGSPMTKVITSIDKLETTDQNDGAVYNTNGVKVRDANDKGKLAPGIYIINGKKVLVK from the coding sequence ATGAAAAAAACAGGATTATTACTTTGCGGGTTATGTTTAGGACTCTCTAACCTATCTGCACAAGTAACACAGAATGCCGTACCGCCAATGGCTGGTTGGAATTACTATGGAGGTGATGAGTTTAATGGAAACAAGATTGACGAATCCCGATGGGGTATCTATGGTGATCCAAAGTATAATTATAAGTTTGATGATTATGGTAATACAGAAGGACAAGGAGGTGTCCAGTATTATCGTGCCGATATGGTTAAGGTAAGAAATGGAGTGGCATATATAACCGCTTCACGTGAACCTCTTTTGACAGGACGTCGTCCTGATCCTAAAAAAGACCCAGCTGGAACCGATTATAAAGTAAAGGTACAGCCACCTTTTAAGCCAAAGCACGACTTTGGAAAGTATGGTTGGTGGTCTGGGGCCCTCTCCAGTCGTAATGCTAATGGAGCTGACATGGGAACCGGTAAAGGATTAGAACACGGAGTTTATTATCCTCTTTACTCCCGTATAGAAGTAAAAGCAAAGATTCCATACGAGTTCGGAACTTGGATGGCACTATGGCTTCGTCACTGTAATGGAGCAAGTACTTTCGAGATTGATTTGCAAGAGTTCTTTGTAAATGAGGACCGAAAAGATGCAATGAAGGAGAAAGGCTTTTATCTGCATCAGACTGTCCATGGTATGGATTATAATTCAAGATCGCAAAACGGTAAGCTTAATAGTAGTCATAATATTAATGACTATGGAGATCGTGTAAGGGAGCTTGACTTTGATCCAGGAAAAGACTTCCATGTTTATGGTGCACAGATTGATCCAGAACCAGGTGACCCAAAGCATTTAGCCGTAACTTTCCTCTTAGATGGAAGGGTAAGATCTGTTTTCCGTACAAAGGATAATAGATATAAATCAAACAATCCGCAGTATCCATATCGTTATAATGCACTCTTAGCAGAAAACCTTTCAAAGTATGGAGAGGACCGTGTTTGGGACGTAGCCATCACAGGACAAGTAGGAGGTAAGGCGTGGAAAGCTAATACAGAAATACTACCAAGTATGTATCCATATACAGGATTTGGTGGAACCCTCTACCCTGAATTAAACCCTAAGTATGGAGGTGATATTAATAAGGTTCCTAATCAGTTTGTTACAGAAGTAGACTGGTTGCGTGTTTTTAAACGTGCAAATACACTACTATGGATAGGTAACCGTCCAGAATACAGAAAAAATCAGAAGATAAGTCTTGACCTTGCTAAAGAGAAGTTTGCTAAGATTAATGTAGGAGATCAGTTGGTTATGGACCTTGAGGTTTGTGATCCTACAAAGCAAGCAAGCCTTGATATCTTTAACAAAAGTGGACAGTCTATCACTACTCTAAAGCCAGAGTTTACAAAGAATGATGCACAGGTAACTTTCGTTGTGACAGAAGAACTTAGTAAGAAGCTAAGGAATGAGGGCTGCGTATTGCGAGGTGAGAATATTCGTTTATACACCGTATGTCATTCATCAAAGAAGGATGCTATTTGGTCAGGATTCAAGGAACTCCAGTGGGGTGAAACAATTATCCCTGCAGAGTTGTTTGCACATTTAGCAGAAGGTCAGAAACTTGAGTTTGTGGTGAGAGATGCTAATCCTGGTGCAAAGATTTTCTTACGCCAGAATAAAAAGAATCCTACTGATTCAAAAAGACCTAAGTTCTCATTTAGCGTACAGTATGGTAATATTATCAACTTGGATAATGAGAAAGATGAAAAGGCCTATACCCTTGACCTTGAGCCTAAGGTTATCGAAGAGTTAAAACAGAATGGTTTGGTAGTAACCGGACTGGGGTACTTCTTACGTAGTGTCAACATTGTAGGCAGTCCGATGACCAAAGTAATTACCTCTATTGATAAGTTAGAAACCACAGATCAGAATGATGGTGCAGTATATAATACTAATGGTGTGAAGGTTAGAGATGCTAATGATAAAGGAAAATTAGCTCCTGGTATTTACATTATCAATGGCAAGAAGGTTTTGGTAAAATAA
- the pnp gene encoding polyribonucleotide nucleotidyltransferase: MNVITKTVQLPDGRTISIETGKVAKQADGAAVLRMGNTVLLATVCAAKEAVPGTDFMPLQVDYREQYAAAGRYPGGFTKREGKANDDEILTSRLVDRVLRPLFPSDYHCEVYVQVMLLSADGIDQPDALAGLAASAALAASDIPIEHTTSEVRVARVNGEYVINPTFPQMKEADMDLMVGATKDNIMMVEGEMDEVSEQDLIAALKVAHEAIKPMCEMQEELSKACGTDVKRTYEDEINDEALREELHKATYDACYAQAQSGDDDKKHREETYSKIKADFIEAYDAAHTDLSEDDLEEKHSLIDRYFADVQRDSMRRSVLDTGKRMDGRATDEIRNIWCEIDTLPMPHGSSLFQRGETMSLSTCTLGTKMDEKMVDNVLEKSYQRFLLHYNFPPFCTGEAKAQRGVGRREIGHGHLAWRGLKGQIPADFPYTVRLVSQVLESNGSSSMATVCAGTLALMDAGVPMKKPVSGIAMGLIKNPGEDKYAVLSDILGDEDHLGDMDFKTTGTKDGLTATQMDIKCDGLSFEILEKALMQAKAAREHILNIMTETIAEPRAEMKPQVPRIVQLEIPKEFIGAVIGPGGKIIQQMQEETGATITIEEADGVGKVQVSAPNKDSIDAALGKIKAIVAVPEIGEVYEGTVRSIMPYGCFVEILPGKDGLLHISEIDWKRLETVEEAGIKEGDKLQVKLLEIDPKTGKYKLSRRVLLEKPEGYVEPQRRPRGDRRPRRDGERRFDERRPRRENNEYENND, translated from the coding sequence ATGAACGTAATTACGAAAACAGTTCAATTGCCAGATGGAAGAACCATCTCAATTGAAACCGGAAAGGTTGCAAAGCAGGCCGATGGCGCAGCAGTTCTCCGTATGGGTAACACCGTACTTCTCGCCACTGTTTGTGCAGCTAAAGAGGCAGTTCCGGGCACAGACTTTATGCCTTTGCAAGTTGATTATCGCGAGCAGTATGCTGCCGCAGGTCGTTACCCAGGTGGTTTCACCAAGCGCGAAGGCAAAGCCAATGACGACGAAATCCTAACATCACGCCTTGTGGACCGTGTTCTTCGTCCACTTTTCCCATCAGATTATCACTGTGAAGTTTATGTACAGGTAATGTTGCTGTCAGCTGACGGCATCGATCAGCCTGATGCACTTGCTGGTTTGGCAGCTTCTGCAGCTCTTGCAGCTTCAGATATTCCAATCGAGCACACTACTTCAGAGGTTCGTGTTGCGCGTGTTAACGGCGAGTACGTTATCAACCCAACATTCCCACAGATGAAGGAGGCTGATATGGACCTCATGGTTGGTGCCACTAAGGACAATATCATGATGGTAGAGGGTGAGATGGACGAGGTTTCTGAGCAGGATCTTATCGCTGCTTTGAAGGTTGCACACGAGGCTATTAAGCCAATGTGTGAAATGCAGGAAGAACTTTCAAAGGCTTGTGGTACTGACGTTAAGCGTACCTACGAAGATGAAATCAATGACGAAGCATTGCGTGAGGAGCTTCACAAGGCTACCTACGATGCTTGTTACGCTCAGGCTCAGAGCGGTGATGACGACAAGAAGCACCGTGAGGAGACCTATAGCAAGATTAAGGCAGATTTCATCGAGGCTTATGACGCTGCTCATACAGATCTTTCAGAAGACGACCTCGAAGAAAAACACTCACTTATTGACCGCTACTTTGCAGATGTTCAGCGTGACTCTATGCGCCGTAGCGTTCTTGATACTGGCAAGCGTATGGATGGTCGTGCTACAGATGAGATTCGTAACATCTGGTGCGAGATTGATACACTGCCAATGCCACACGGAAGTTCACTCTTCCAGCGTGGTGAAACAATGTCTCTCTCTACTTGTACTCTCGGTACAAAGATGGATGAGAAGATGGTTGACAACGTATTGGAGAAGAGCTATCAGCGCTTCCTCCTTCATTATAACTTCCCTCCATTCTGTACAGGTGAGGCTAAGGCTCAGCGTGGCGTAGGCCGTCGCGAGATTGGTCATGGTCACCTTGCATGGCGTGGTTTGAAGGGTCAGATTCCAGCAGACTTCCCTTACACTGTTCGTTTGGTTAGTCAGGTGCTCGAGTCTAATGGTTCTTCTTCTATGGCTACTGTATGCGCAGGTACACTCGCATTGATGGATGCAGGTGTTCCAATGAAGAAGCCAGTATCAGGTATTGCAATGGGTCTTATCAAGAACCCAGGAGAAGATAAGTATGCAGTATTGAGTGACATTCTCGGTGATGAGGACCACTTGGGCGATATGGACTTCAAGACAACTGGTACAAAGGATGGTTTGACTGCAACTCAGATGGATATCAAGTGTGACGGTTTGTCATTCGAGATTCTTGAGAAGGCACTTATGCAGGCAAAGGCTGCTCGTGAGCATATCCTCAATATCATGACTGAGACAATCGCAGAGCCACGTGCTGAGATGAAACCACAGGTTCCACGTATCGTTCAGTTGGAGATTCCTAAGGAGTTCATCGGTGCTGTTATCGGTCCTGGTGGTAAGATTATCCAGCAGATGCAGGAAGAAACTGGTGCTACTATCACTATTGAGGAAGCTGATGGTGTTGGTAAGGTACAGGTTTCTGCTCCTAACAAGGATTCTATCGATGCTGCTCTTGGTAAGATTAAGGCTATCGTTGCTGTTCCAGAGATTGGTGAGGTTTACGAGGGTACAGTACGTTCTATCATGCCATACGGCTGCTTTGTAGAGATTCTACCAGGTAAGGACGGCTTGCTTCACATCTCAGAAATTGATTGGAAGCGTCTTGAGACTGTTGAAGAGGCAGGCATCAAGGAAGGTGATAAGCTTCAGGTGAAGCTCCTCGAGATTGACCCTAAGACTGGTAAGTACAAGCTTTCACGTCGCGTTTTACTTGAGAAACCAGAGGGATATGTTGAGCCACAGCGTCGCCCACGTGGTGACCGCCGTCCACGTCGTGATGGTGAGCGTCGTTTTGATGAGCGTCGTCCACGTCGTGAGAACAATGAATATGAGAACAACGATTAA
- a CDS encoding M16 family metallopeptidase produces the protein MTRYQTAVLENGLRIIALPTASPVVYCGYQLNVGTANELPDEEGIAHFCEHVTFKGTTRRTAIDVIHCLEQVGGDLNAFTTKTDTVYYSAILKDHLPRAIDLLTDIVFHSVYPQKEIDKEVEVICDEIESYNDSPAELIYDEFENIIFRGHPLGHSILGTAERVRKFTTEDALRFTKKHYRPMNSVFFAYGDIDFDNLLSLLEKENDCKVKVKGETEKPIEIPLPALSEYQPQTVKINKHTHQAHVMIGNRAYSIHDKRRMALYLLNNILGGPGMSARLNLALREHRGLVYTVDSSMVSYSLTGIWAIYFGCDADDLDECMRLVRAELDHFIDTPLTDDELAVAKQQIKGQIGIACDNRENLALDFGKGFLHYGWKKDISALYRNIDAITAEEVQAVARGLFPEERLTKLIYI, from the coding sequence ATGACAAGATATCAAACTGCAGTCTTGGAGAATGGACTGCGCATCATAGCCCTTCCAACGGCCTCACCAGTGGTTTATTGTGGGTATCAACTCAATGTCGGGACAGCCAACGAACTACCTGATGAGGAGGGGATAGCTCATTTCTGTGAGCACGTTACGTTCAAGGGTACTACTCGTCGCACAGCAATAGATGTTATTCACTGTCTTGAACAAGTGGGAGGCGACCTCAATGCCTTTACAACTAAGACCGATACGGTTTATTATTCTGCTATTCTAAAAGACCATCTCCCACGAGCAATAGACCTTCTGACAGATATTGTTTTCCATAGTGTCTATCCACAAAAGGAGATAGATAAGGAAGTCGAAGTTATCTGCGATGAAATCGAATCCTACAATGATAGTCCTGCAGAGTTGATCTATGATGAATTTGAAAATATCATCTTCCGTGGGCACCCTTTAGGACATAGTATCCTTGGAACGGCAGAGCGTGTTCGGAAGTTCACAACTGAGGATGCACTTCGATTCACAAAAAAACATTATAGACCGATGAATTCGGTGTTTTTTGCGTATGGTGATATAGATTTTGATAATCTGCTCAGTCTTTTAGAGAAAGAGAATGACTGTAAAGTAAAGGTAAAGGGCGAAACAGAAAAACCAATAGAAATTCCGCTTCCTGCATTGAGTGAATACCAACCTCAAACGGTTAAGATTAATAAGCATACTCATCAAGCTCACGTAATGATTGGTAATCGTGCCTACAGCATACATGACAAAAGACGTATGGCACTTTATCTATTGAATAACATCTTAGGTGGACCAGGTATGAGTGCCCGTTTGAATCTTGCACTTCGCGAACATCGTGGACTTGTCTATACGGTAGATAGTTCTATGGTGAGCTATTCGTTAACGGGTATTTGGGCTATATACTTCGGTTGTGATGCCGATGATTTAGATGAATGTATGCGCCTTGTACGTGCAGAACTCGACCATTTCATCGATACTCCATTGACGGATGACGAGTTGGCTGTAGCTAAACAGCAGATTAAAGGACAGATTGGTATTGCATGTGACAACCGTGAAAACCTTGCTTTAGATTTTGGTAAAGGCTTCCTCCACTATGGATGGAAGAAGGATATATCAGCACTCTATCGCAACATTGATGCAATAACGGCAGAGGAGGTGCAAGCTGTTGCGCGCGGACTCTTCCCAGAAGAACGACTTACAAAATTAATTTATATATAG
- a CDS encoding carbohydrate kinase family protein, which produces MRKVIGIGETVLDIIFKDNKPVEAVPGGSTFNAITSLGRCGVNASFISEAGNDHVGKYIIDFLKNNGVNADSVSTFPDSKSPVSLAFLNEKNDAEYIFYKDHPHDQLDFTFPDIQPDDIVLFSSFYAVNPVIRPQVVGLLDYARSRGAIIYYDVNFRPAHKDEVIKITPNLIENLDYADIVRGSHEDFATLYKKEDADKVYNAEISFYCKQFIYTQGSQPVEVRSGKELKKSYPVLDTNIVSTIGAGDNFNAGFIFGMLKYGITRVDLERGLTEEQWDKLINYALAFSADCCKDIFNYVSKEFGEKMRDGAL; this is translated from the coding sequence ATGCGGAAAGTAATAGGTATAGGTGAAACCGTTTTAGACATCATCTTTAAGGATAATAAACCAGTTGAGGCAGTTCCAGGAGGGTCTACCTTTAATGCCATTACATCGTTAGGACGCTGCGGAGTTAACGCATCGTTTATTTCTGAAGCGGGTAATGACCATGTTGGAAAATACATCATTGATTTCTTGAAGAACAATGGTGTGAATGCTGATAGCGTTTCTACTTTCCCTGATTCTAAGTCGCCTGTGTCGCTTGCCTTCCTCAATGAGAAGAATGATGCAGAATATATCTTCTATAAAGATCATCCACACGATCAGTTAGATTTTACTTTCCCTGATATCCAGCCCGATGATATCGTGCTTTTCAGTTCCTTCTATGCGGTGAATCCGGTGATTCGTCCACAGGTAGTAGGATTGCTCGATTATGCTCGCTCACGTGGTGCCATCATCTACTATGATGTTAATTTCCGCCCAGCACACAAAGATGAGGTTATCAAGATAACACCTAATCTGATAGAGAACCTTGATTATGCTGATATTGTACGTGGCAGTCACGAAGACTTTGCGACACTTTACAAGAAGGAGGATGCTGATAAAGTTTATAATGCAGAGATTTCCTTCTATTGCAAACAGTTTATCTATACACAGGGAAGTCAACCTGTGGAGGTGCGTAGTGGTAAGGAATTGAAAAAGTCATACCCAGTACTTGACACTAATATTGTTAGCACTATCGGAGCCGGCGATAACTTTAATGCAGGCTTTATCTTCGGTATGTTGAAGTATGGAATCACTCGTGTTGACCTCGAAAGAGGACTAACAGAAGAGCAGTGGGATAAACTCATCAACTATGCTTTGGCGTTCTCTGCAGATTGCTGTAAGGATATCTTCAACTATGTAAGCAAGGAGTTTGGTGAGAAGATGAGAGATGGGGCCTTATAA